A genomic window from Pecten maximus chromosome 2, xPecMax1.1, whole genome shotgun sequence includes:
- the LOC117342852 gene encoding uncharacterized protein LOC117342852: MLNDVIKTAKSMDCAVRIFPRQRNSGTTTMSKMYCGNIRTSHLINKCNITGQWMNYDPDVQSACEGIGKFLPPYRHQYKNVFCYICNPPSKPSSSTGTCSVPPEQQYYGESIIDLCENLPMVPEFEPYKNIFCSLCSNINTTIMLPPQWHPRIASGRDVQPLPFPDFSLVRDMFSESHHEPFSVKSEIQILTFMNDEEIYNTVNNKTRRLTCYPGKVLTNKTCKPLLTKTTNLRYTMAFKLESNLTLPGRARDLLEPVMRQVKGEITQKIRGISFDSFHIMVNMKCDDIISSETGEVIFMVHTMFLIRNYVDRLSTEEALLNLSNRTFIFHNVAWKSSLSSEAFMLPALVNTVGFMSHCYSKTIEHTTFNLHNNYQPALVSPLLLCRQVELDQDEFEVEESTFEISLSKSTRKLHQDEFLLIDKKVRICLYNFQEMFNGSIAARFSEPPLYAPLKITTFVCNVISLVCLLITFITYCLFPTMRSLPGMNNMSLVFAMFFAQLLFQCGFYMTSSPTLCTVLGVFIHIFWLSTFGCMSACSYHMYSVFAGDIIAGRLSAWGWKRRMSFYILYSYGLSAAIVSTNIIIVYLTSEDNNIGYGKSRCFINNRTSFYLSFLAPVLIVCFTNIYFFIRTALQIKNSPKVDSTKERKNQHLIYIKLFSITGITWILLIIDTLLPITVFSFLVTIATVCQGLFVFVSFGMLSVTQKQGLITCIPKGDKPRQFLKNWRPITLLNIVYKIASGCIAKYNDDDYDDDDDDEDDEIWMIAMMMMRL, encoded by the exons ATGTTAAACGACGTTATAAAAACAGCTAAATCCATGGACTGTGCAGTGAGAATCTTTCCAAGACAGAGAAACAGTGGCACTACTACAATGAGTAAGATGTATTGTGGCAATATTCGTACTTCTCATCTTATAAACAAGTGCAACATAACCGGCCAATGGATGAATTATGACCCGGATGTGCAATCAGCCTGTGAGGGCATTGGTAAATTCCTCCCGCCTTATCGTCACcagtacaaaaatgtattttgttatatctGCAATCCTCCTTCAAAACCTAGCAGTTCCACTGGCACGTGTTCAGTACCACCAGAACAACAATATTATGGAGAAAGCATAATCGATTTGTGCGAAAATTTACCCATGGTCCCTGAGTTCGAACCCTATAAAAACATCTTCTGCTCACTCTGCTCCAACATTAACACGACGATTATGCTACCGCCTCAGTGGCATCCCAGAATAGCTAGTGGCAGAGATGTCCAACCTTTACCGTTTCCGGATTTTAGTCTAGTTCGGGACATGTTTTCGGAAAGTCATCATGAACCATTTTCGGTAAAATCTGAAATACAGATACTCACATTTATGAACGACGAGGAAATTTACAACACGGTAAAC AATAAAACTCGCCGGCTGACTTGCTATCCAGGAAAAGTTCTTACAAATAAGACATGCAAACCCTTGCTGACAAAAACTACCAATCTCCGATACACAATGGCATTTAAGTTGGAAAGTAACCTTACTTTACCAGGTAGAGCACGTGATCTCTTGGAACCAGTTATGAGGCAGGTCAAAGGTGAAATAACGCAAAAGATTCGTGGAATCTCGTTCGATTCATTTCACATCATGGTAAACATGAAGTGTGACGATATTATTTCAAGTGAGACCGGAGAAGTAATATTTATGGTACACACGATGTTTCTCATAAGGAATTATGTTGACAGACTTTCAACTGAAGAAGCATTACTGAATTTGAGCAATAGgacttttatttttcataatgtTGCTTGGAAATCCTCATTGTCCTCTGAAGCATTTATGTTACCAGCACTCGTGAATACAGTTGGTTTCATGAGCCATtgttacagtaaaacaatagaacatacgacattcaatcTTCACAATAACTATCAGCCGGCACTGGTATCACCACTTCTTCTCTGTCGTCAAGTGGAATTAGATCAGGATGAATTTGAAGTAGAAGAATCAACCTTTGAAATATCACTGTCCAAATCAACTAGAAAGCTTCATCAGGATGAATTTCTGTTGATCGACAAAAAAGTTCGAATTTGTCTTTACAATTTCCAGGAGATGTTCAACGGTTCCATTGCGGCAAGGTTTAGTGAACCACCTTTGTATGCTCCTCTTAAAATCACTACGTTCGTTTGCAATGTGATATCTCTTGTATGCCTCCTGATAACGTTTATAACATATTGCTTATTCCCGACCATGCGTTCTTTACCAGGAATGAACAATATGAGTCTGGTGTTCGCCATGTTCTTTGCCCAGTTGCTTTTCCAGTGCGGCTTTTATATGACATCCTCGCCAACATTATGCACGGTTCTCGGTGTCTTTATACACATTTTCTGGCTATCGACGTTTGGCTGTATGAGCGCGTGTTCGTATCATATGTACAGCGTGTTCGCTGGTGACATCATCGCGGGAAGGCTGTCAGCGTGGGGCTGGAAGAGGAGGATGTCGTTCTACATATTGTATTCATACGGATTATCAGCTGCCATTGTGTCAACCAATATCATCATTGTGTATCTTACGTCAGAAGATAATAACATCGGTTATGGTAAATCAAGGTGTTTTATAAACAACAGAACATCATTCTATCTTTCATTTCTTGCTCCAGTATTAATAGTTTGTTTCAcgaacatttattttttcattcgAACTgctttacaaataaaaaattcacCAAAAGTAGATAGtacaaaggaaagaaaaaatcaacatttgatTTACATCAAGTTATTTTCTATAACTGGAATAACCTGGATCTTATTGATTATCGATACATTACTACCTATAACGGTATTTAGTTTCCTGGTAACAATAGCTACCGTCTGTcaaggtttgtttgtttttgtcagcttt
- the LOC117342861 gene encoding uncharacterized protein LOC117342861, with amino-acid sequence MACKEIQFVLYIILARNIIVLSISRTDPEKTDQLPLHIQESSTRPVYNLTSLIYEYYLICGPQYICDKHHYSFISELDSNPTVKLCPECKCDRQCVTRQDCCPDVVFSMPEEECVTTSLLHGRSNKASNHYIIADCHEKSSEDLKDKCTKDYTDIKSLHFPPVTSAKYAFTFRNKFCAECNGITNYTEWNIDISCFDFVDLNFLSSYEAIFNTAESRGCQLKYKTDRNDMRTCRGTTSQPSVKIFEPVKTWCNVTGTWTYYDKDIESACSTDDMPRYKNYRNIFCFICNPPDYLVEQEIISTCNVSGIWSPYDASIERNCDSLDWTPNTQPYKNVFCFLCNRNNTNHNHYFDVSITTVENVDRLYTYYFSVIGYNLDFYHAVLEKSKTRMLLSKIHKPLPLFQKAWNTTKLQSYHYAVDGVGPYCQSTYTFYLMQPCSCDLKTCLFRHKPPFCCLDVLLKAPTSCFSDILVESSSVEQRYSEPYGAVNKCGQSNVDGVNDQSQLRCGIAADDIFGTLPVTHEKMIYKNFDCMWCNLNSREN; translated from the coding sequence ATGGCATGTAAAGAGATACAGTTTGTTCTTTACATCATTTTGGCAAGGAATATAATAGTCTTATCAATATCACGTACCGATCCGGAAAAAACAGACCAGCTACCTCTCCACATTCAGGAATCGTCTACAAGACCGGTTTACAATCTGACGAGTTTGATATACGAATATTATCTAATATGTGGCCCtcaatatatatgtgataaacaTCACTACAGTTTCATTTCAGAATTAGACAGCAATCCTACAGTAAAATTATGTCCCGAGTGTAAATGTGATAGGCAATGTGTCACCCGCCAAGACTGTTGTCCGGATGTTGTATTTTCGATGCCAGAAGAAGAATGTGTTACAACCTCGCTTCTTCATGGCAGATCCAACAAAGCGTCAAATCATTACATCATCGCAGATTGTCATGAAAAATCATCGGAAGACCTCAAAGACAAATGCACAAAGGATTATACGGATATCAAATCTTTACATTTTCCTCCAGTAACCTCAGCCAAATATGCTTTCACTTTTCGTAATAAGTTCTGTGCCGAATGCAATGGAATAACTAATTATACGGAGTGGAATATTGACATCTCGTGCTTTGATTTTGttgatttgaatttcctgtcgtcTTATGAAGCCATTTTCAATACCGCAGAGTCTAGGGGTTGCCagttgaaatataaaacagatCGCAATGACATGCGTACATGCCGCGGAACAACCTCACAGCCTTCTGTAAAAATATTCGAGCCAGTAAAAACATGGTGTAACGTCACTGGCACATGGACATACTATGACAAAGATATAGAATCAGCATGTTCGACCGACGATATGCCTCGTTATAAAAACTATCGAAATATATTTTGCTTCATTTGCAACCCCCCTGACTATCTTGTTGAGCAAGAAATTATATCTACGTGTAATGTTTCCGGCATATGGTCGCCATACGATGCCTCCATAGAAAGGAACTGTGACAGTCTGGACTGGACGCCGAATACTCAACCTTATAAGAACgtcttttgttttctttgtaacAGAAACAATACGAACCATAATCATTATTTTGATGTGTCTATAACCACGGTGGAGAACGTTGATAGATTATATACGTATTATTTTTCTGTCATCGGTTATAATCTTGATTTTTATCACGCAGTTTTAGAGAAATCAAAGACAAGGATGCTCTTGAGTAAAATCCATAAACCCCTGCCTCTGTTTCAGAAAGCTTGGAACACCACTAAGCTACAGTCGTATCATTATGCTGTTGATGGGGTAGGACCTTACTGCCAAAGTACGTACACATTCTATCTGATGCAGCCCTGTTCTTGTGATTTGAAGACATGTCTTTTTCGACATAAACCTCCATTTTGTTGTTTGGACGTATTGCTGAAAGCCCCTACTTCTTGCTTCAGTGATATTCTGGTTGAGTCGTCTTCGGTAGAACAGCGTTATTCTGAACCATACGGCGCCGTGAACAAGTGTGGACAGTCTAATGTAGATGGCGTTAACGATCAGTCACAGTTACGATGTGGAATAGCAGCAGACGACATATTTGGTACACTTCCTGTGACGCATGAAAAAATGATCTACAAGAATTTTGACTGTATGTGGTGCAATTTAAACTCTCGAGAAAAC